A genomic stretch from Leptotrichia sp. HSP-536 includes:
- the purE gene encoding 5-(carboxyamino)imidazole ribonucleotide mutase: MKVAIFFGSQSDTEKMRGAANCLKEFEIEYEAYVLSAHRVPEKLEEVLADVEKRGAEVIIAGAGLAAHLPGVIASKTILPVVGVPLNGSIGGLDALYSIVQMPKSIPVATVGIDNSYNAGMLAVQILAVKYPEIKEKLINFRKEMKAKFIADNEKKIEL, encoded by the coding sequence ATGAAAGTGGCAATATTTTTTGGAAGTCAGTCGGATACTGAAAAAATGAGAGGAGCTGCGAATTGCTTGAAAGAATTTGAGATTGAGTACGAGGCTTATGTCTTATCGGCTCACAGAGTTCCTGAAAAATTGGAGGAAGTTCTTGCAGATGTGGAAAAAAGAGGGGCTGAAGTAATTATCGCTGGAGCTGGGCTTGCGGCGCATTTACCTGGAGTTATTGCTTCAAAGACAATTCTTCCTGTTGTAGGAGTGCCTTTAAATGGATCAATTGGAGGGCTTGATGCACTTTATTCAATTGTGCAGATGCCAAAATCTATTCCTGTGGCTACAGTTGGAATTGATAATTCATACAATGCAGGAATGCTGGCTGTACAGATTCTGGCGGTGAAATATCCTGAAATTAAAGAAAAACTGATTAATTTCAGAAAAGAGATGAAGGCTAAGTTTATTGCCGATAATGAGAAAAAAATTGAGTTATAG
- the purC gene encoding phosphoribosylaminoimidazolesuccinocarboxamide synthase: MEKREQIYEGKAKSIFATDNADEIIMYFKDDATAFNGVKKDQLEDKGILNNKISTLIYGYLIKNGVKTHWIETLNEREQLCKKVEIVPLEVIIRNRATGSFVKKYGAEEGKIFKNPTFELSYKNDDLGDPLLNDDHALALELVSAEELKEIKEQTFLINKLLSEIFDKMNLILVDFKIEFGRDKDGNILLADEISPDSMRLWDKDTLKKLDKDRFRQDLGDVMGAYREVLRRLEKALSE, encoded by the coding sequence ATGGAAAAGAGAGAACAAATTTACGAAGGAAAGGCAAAATCAATTTTTGCAACAGATAATGCGGATGAAATAATTATGTATTTTAAAGATGATGCGACTGCATTTAATGGAGTAAAAAAGGATCAATTGGAAGATAAAGGGATTTTGAATAATAAAATTTCTACGTTGATTTATGGATATTTGATAAAAAATGGCGTGAAAACTCATTGGATTGAAACTCTTAATGAAAGGGAACAGCTTTGTAAAAAGGTGGAAATTGTGCCTTTGGAAGTGATTATTAGAAATAGGGCGACTGGAAGTTTTGTAAAAAAATACGGAGCTGAAGAAGGGAAAATTTTTAAAAATCCTACTTTTGAACTGTCTTACAAAAATGATGATTTAGGAGATCCATTATTAAATGACGATCACGCATTGGCCTTGGAATTAGTTTCAGCTGAAGAATTAAAAGAAATAAAAGAACAAACATTTTTAATAAATAAATTATTATCAGAAATTTTTGATAAAATGAATTTAATTTTGGTTGATTTTAAAATAGAATTTGGTAGAGATAAAGATGGAAATATTTTGTTAGCAGATGAAATAAGTCCAGATTCAATGAGATTGTGGGATAAAGATACGCTTAAAAAATTGGATAAGGATAGATTTAGACAGGATTTAGGAGATGTAATGGGAGCATATCGTGAAGTTTTACGTCGTTTGGAAAAAGCATTGTCAGAATAA
- the purF gene encoding amidophosphoribosyltransferase translates to MFKSLNEECGVFGVFGHHEAARLTYYGLHSLQHRGQEAAGIVVSDGKRVNGHRGPGLVSEVFNDDRIFNRLEGNSAIGHVRYATSGSSSGRNIQPFLFQFFDGSIALAHNGNLINARTLKRELEKHGAIFHSSSDTEVLVHLIRRSKEKDFLSQLKDALHQVKGGFSFLVQTQTELYGAVDPFEFRPLILGKTKNGAYILASETCALEIVGAEFIRNIRSGEIVIINEEGYRIEKYTENTSTAIAAMEYVYFSRPDSDISGVNVHSARKRCGRRLAQEGPVEHADIIIGVPNSSLSAASGYAEEIGKPYEMGLIKNQYVARTFIQPTQELREQGVRMKLSAVKSIVKDKVVVMIDDSIVRGTTSSRIVQLLKEAGAKEVHVRIASPEFKFPIFYGIDVSNSSELISANKTVEEVKDYIGADSLQFLSIDGLIDSIGLDFDAPYTGLCMECFNGDYPAGLGDYEKEFYDSLTPIQKEALKKLEK, encoded by the coding sequence GTGTTTAAAAGTTTAAATGAAGAATGTGGGGTTTTTGGCGTGTTTGGACATCACGAGGCGGCACGTTTGACTTATTATGGATTACACAGTTTACAGCATAGAGGACAGGAAGCGGCAGGAATTGTAGTAAGTGATGGAAAGCGTGTAAATGGACACCGTGGGCCTGGACTAGTGTCGGAAGTGTTTAATGATGATAGAATTTTTAATCGTCTGGAAGGAAATAGTGCAATAGGACATGTTCGTTATGCAACTTCTGGAAGCAGCAGTGGACGTAATATTCAGCCATTTTTGTTTCAATTTTTTGACGGAAGTATAGCTTTAGCACATAATGGGAATTTAATTAATGCCAGAACATTGAAAAGAGAATTGGAAAAACATGGTGCAATTTTTCATTCTTCATCTGATACAGAAGTGTTGGTGCATTTGATAAGAAGAAGCAAGGAAAAGGATTTTTTGAGCCAGTTAAAAGATGCATTGCATCAAGTAAAGGGAGGATTCTCATTTTTAGTTCAAACTCAAACTGAATTGTATGGGGCGGTGGATCCGTTTGAATTTCGTCCTTTAATTTTAGGAAAAACAAAAAATGGAGCATACATTTTAGCCAGTGAAACATGTGCATTGGAAATCGTGGGAGCAGAATTTATTAGAAATATCAGATCTGGAGAAATAGTTATTATTAATGAAGAAGGATATAGAATTGAAAAATATACTGAAAATACTTCAACTGCCATTGCTGCAATGGAATACGTCTATTTTTCAAGACCTGACTCAGACATTTCGGGAGTAAATGTACATTCTGCACGTAAAAGATGTGGTAGAAGATTGGCACAGGAAGGACCAGTTGAACATGCAGATATTATAATTGGAGTTCCTAATTCATCATTGTCAGCGGCAAGTGGATATGCAGAAGAAATTGGAAAGCCTTATGAAATGGGATTAATCAAAAATCAATATGTAGCCCGTACTTTTATTCAGCCAACTCAAGAATTGCGTGAACAAGGTGTCAGAATGAAATTATCGGCTGTAAAAAGTATTGTAAAAGACAAAGTTGTAGTTATGATAGACGATTCAATAGTTCGTGGAACAACTTCAAGCCGTATAGTTCAGTTACTGAAAGAAGCTGGAGCAAAGGAAGTTCATGTCCGTATAGCGTCGCCAGAATTTAAATTTCCTATTTTTTACGGAATAGATGTTTCAAATTCGTCAGAGTTAATTTCGGCAAACAAGACAGTCGAGGAAGTTAAGGACTATATAGGAGCAGATTCATTGCAATTTTTGAGCATTGATGGATTGATTGATTCGATTGGGCTTGATTTTGACGCACCTTATACTGGGCTTTGCATGGAGTGCTTTAATGGAGATTATCCAGCGGGATTGGGTGATTATGAAAAAGAATTTTATGATTCGTTGACGCCAATTCAAAAAGAGGCTTTGAAAAAATTAGAAAAATAA
- the purN gene encoding phosphoribosylglycinamide formyltransferase encodes MSKIIENSKDKSKNKKTRIAVFVSGSGSNLQSIIDNIENGTLNCEISYVIADRECFGLERAEKHGIKSIMLDKKLFGNKLSDEISAILENDIEKTDYVVLAGYLSILSENFINKWNRKIINIHPSLLPKYGGKGMYGIKVHEAVISNKEKESGCTIHFVDNGIDTGEIITNVKVPVYENDTPEILQKRVLEKEHILLIKGIKKLIEN; translated from the coding sequence ATGTCTAAAATAATTGAAAATTCAAAAGACAAATCAAAAAATAAAAAAACTCGAATAGCAGTCTTTGTATCAGGCTCAGGCTCAAATTTACAGTCAATCATCGACAATATTGAAAATGGCACTCTAAACTGTGAAATTTCCTACGTAATTGCTGACAGAGAATGTTTTGGGCTGGAAAGAGCTGAAAAACATGGAATAAAAAGTATAATGCTGGACAAAAAGTTATTCGGAAATAAATTATCGGACGAAATAAGTGCGATTTTAGAAAATGATATTGAAAAAACAGACTATGTTGTACTTGCAGGTTATCTATCAATTTTATCAGAAAATTTCATAAACAAATGGAATCGTAAAATTATAAATATTCATCCATCGCTTCTTCCAAAATACGGTGGAAAAGGAATGTATGGAATAAAAGTTCACGAAGCTGTAATCTCAAACAAGGAAAAAGAAAGCGGCTGCACAATCCATTTTGTAGACAATGGAATCGACACCGGCGAAATTATAACAAATGTGAAAGTTCCTGTTTATGAGAATGATACACCTGAAATTTTACAAAAAAGAGTTTTGGAAAAAGAGCATATTTTGTTAATTAAGGGAATTAAGAAGTTAATTGAAAATTAA
- the malQ gene encoding 4-alpha-glucanotransferase — protein MEMFERSSGILLHPTSLPGKYGIGSLGKEAYKFVDFLKKANQKLWQIFPLGPTGYGDSPYQCFSTFAGNPYLIDFDLLIEQNLLTEEDLKGVDFGENEEYIDYGAIYNQKYPLLRKAYENFKANENKELKEKLETFKAENSSWLDDYSLYISLKNHFNGLPWNEWEDDIRTRKEAAINKYKAELANEIEYHNFIQFLFFTQWNNVKKYANDNGIKIIGDIPIFVAVDSSDAWANPEIFLFDPELKPVKVAGVPPDYFSATGQLWGNPLYDWDKLKELNYKWWVDRVRANLSTCDIIRIDHFRGFEAYWAVPFGDDTAINGQWVKGPGIDLFNKIKEELGDLPIIAEDLGLMTQGVIDLREATGFPGMKILGFAFDSGEENDYLPHTYTKNCVVYTGTHDNDTLIGWFTKAKEEDRQFARDYLHSQSDNEIHWDALRGAWSSVANMAIAPIQDFLGLGSEARINTPGLASGNWQWRLKDGVLTDELAEKIAKLTKIYSR, from the coding sequence ATAGAAATGTTTGAGAGAAGTTCTGGTATTTTGTTACATCCTACTTCACTTCCTGGAAAATATGGAATTGGAAGTTTAGGGAAAGAAGCATATAAATTTGTAGATTTCCTAAAAAAAGCAAATCAGAAATTATGGCAAATTTTCCCGCTTGGGCCGACTGGATATGGTGATTCACCTTACCAATGTTTTTCAACATTTGCCGGAAACCCATATTTAATTGATTTTGACTTGTTAATTGAGCAAAATTTATTAACTGAGGAAGATTTGAAAGGTGTTGATTTTGGAGAAAATGAAGAATATATTGATTATGGCGCTATTTATAATCAAAAATATCCTTTGCTAAGAAAAGCATATGAAAATTTTAAAGCTAATGAAAATAAAGAATTAAAAGAAAAATTGGAAACTTTTAAAGCTGAAAATAGCTCTTGGCTAGATGATTACAGCCTTTATATTTCTTTAAAAAATCACTTTAACGGACTTCCTTGGAATGAATGGGAAGATGACATTAGAACTAGAAAAGAAGCTGCTATAAATAAATACAAAGCTGAATTAGCTAATGAAATTGAATATCATAATTTTATTCAGTTCCTATTCTTTACTCAATGGAATAACGTAAAAAAATACGCTAATGACAACGGAATAAAAATAATCGGAGATATACCAATCTTCGTTGCTGTTGACAGCTCAGACGCATGGGCAAATCCAGAAATTTTCCTATTCGACCCTGAACTAAAACCCGTTAAAGTTGCAGGTGTTCCGCCTGATTATTTCAGTGCTACAGGACAGCTTTGGGGAAATCCTTTGTATGACTGGGACAAATTAAAAGAACTAAACTACAAATGGTGGGTAGACAGAGTTAGAGCCAACCTTTCCACTTGCGACATCATAAGAATTGACCACTTTAGAGGATTTGAAGCATACTGGGCAGTTCCATTCGGAGATGACACTGCAATAAACGGACAATGGGTAAAAGGACCTGGAATTGACTTGTTTAACAAAATAAAAGAAGAGTTGGGAGATTTACCAATTATTGCTGAAGATTTGGGATTAATGACACAAGGAGTTATTGACTTAAGAGAAGCAACTGGATTCCCAGGAATGAAAATCTTAGGTTTTGCATTTGATTCTGGAGAAGAAAACGACTACTTGCCTCATACTTACACAAAAAACTGCGTAGTTTATACAGGAACTCACGATAACGACACATTAATCGGATGGTTCACAAAAGCAAAAGAAGAAGACAGACAATTTGCAAGAGATTATCTACATTCACAATCTGACAACGAAATTCACTGGGACGCTCTAAGAGGTGCATGGAGTTCAGTTGCAAACATGGCAATCGCTCCAATTCAAGATTTCTTAGGACTAGGAAGCGAAGCTAGAATTAATACCCCTGGACTTGCTAGTGGAAACTGGCAATGGAGATTAAAAGACGGTGTATTAACTGATGAATTAGCTGAAAAAATTGCTAAATTAACAAAAATTTACTCAAGATAA
- a CDS encoding endonuclease/exonuclease/phosphatase family protein, with product MKILTVNVHAWLEENQMEKIDVLARTIAEKQYDVIAMQEVNQLMNNKIIFDDIREENYAWVLLETLQKYTDTDYYLHWSNSHIGFGKYNEGVAVITRHKIKTEDEFYCTFAQSVRTISARRIVGITINYEGQDIEFYSCHMNLPNCETEDMGKNIQTILNRTQNNNLKILMGDFNTDAIGNVAAYENILSQGLFDTYVMAEKKDDGITVDKSIHGWDNDKAKKRLDYIFSNKELKVKESKVIFNNKNKEIVSDHFGIEVEIEF from the coding sequence ATGAAAATATTAACAGTAAATGTTCATGCATGGCTGGAAGAAAATCAAATGGAAAAAATTGATGTTCTGGCAAGAACCATTGCCGAAAAACAATATGATGTCATTGCAATGCAGGAAGTAAACCAGCTTATGAATAACAAAATTATTTTTGATGATATAAGGGAAGAAAATTATGCCTGGGTACTTTTGGAAACATTGCAAAAATATACAGATACAGATTACTACCTTCATTGGAGCAATTCGCATATAGGTTTTGGAAAATATAATGAAGGTGTGGCAGTTATTACAAGGCATAAAATAAAAACCGAGGATGAATTTTACTGTACTTTTGCACAGTCTGTGAGAACAATTTCCGCAAGAAGAATTGTCGGCATTACAATAAACTATGAAGGCCAGGACATTGAGTTTTACAGTTGCCATATGAATCTGCCAAATTGCGAAACTGAAGATATGGGAAAAAATATTCAGACGATCCTAAATAGAACTCAAAATAATAATTTAAAAATATTGATGGGTGATTTTAATACAGATGCAATCGGAAATGTAGCAGCTTATGAAAATATATTATCTCAAGGACTTTTTGATACATATGTTATGGCTGAAAAAAAAGATGACGGAATAACTGTAGATAAAAGTATTCACGGATGGGATAATGATAAAGCGAAAAAACGACTGGACTATATATTCAGTAATAAAGAACTAAAAGTGAAGGAAAGTAAAGTCATATTTAATAACAAAAATAAAGAAATAGTGTCAGATCATTTTGGAATAGAAGTTGAAATAGAATTTTAA
- a CDS encoding alpha-glucoside-specific PTS transporter subunit IIBC — translation MMKKVQRFGGAMMAPVLLFAFTGIVVGLSSVFTNTEVMGKIAEEGTVWYNFWYVISEGGWTVFRQMPILFAIGLPISLATKTNARACMETFALYTTFNYFVAAILKVFYGIDAAKQVADKVTGYSAIGGVPTLDTNLFGGILIAALVVYLHNKYFDKKLPDFLGVFQGSVFVYIVGFVVMIPCAFLTVLIWPKFQMGISALQGFMKASGIFGVWIYTFLERILIPTGLHHFVYTPFVFGPAAVPDGIQVYWVQHIKEFAQSTQSLKSLFPQGGFALHGNSKIFGAPGIALAMYATAKSDKKKAVAALLLPIIFTAVISGITEPLEFTFLFIAPVLFAVHACLAATMAATMYAFGVVGNMGGGLLDFFFLNWIPMFKNHSGTVIAQIVIGLIFTAIYFVVFRFLILKMDLKTPGREDEDEEMKLYSKADYRAKHGEGDAKGGASSAEDEYAKKGAIILEALGGKDNIEELNNCATRLRVSVKDASKLLPDAAFKAAGAHGVVRKGTAIQVIIGLTVPQVRERIENLIK, via the coding sequence ATGATGAAAAAGGTTCAACGATTTGGTGGAGCAATGATGGCACCGGTTCTGTTATTTGCATTCACGGGTATAGTCGTAGGATTATCTTCTGTATTTACTAATACAGAAGTTATGGGAAAAATTGCTGAAGAAGGGACAGTATGGTACAATTTCTGGTATGTGATATCAGAAGGTGGTTGGACAGTATTTAGACAAATGCCAATATTGTTCGCAATTGGATTGCCAATCAGCTTGGCAACAAAGACAAATGCAAGGGCATGTATGGAAACATTTGCATTATATACTACATTTAATTATTTTGTAGCAGCAATATTAAAAGTTTTTTATGGAATAGATGCAGCTAAACAAGTAGCAGATAAAGTAACAGGATATTCTGCAATAGGTGGAGTTCCAACATTGGATACAAACTTATTTGGAGGTATCTTAATAGCAGCATTAGTAGTGTATTTACATAACAAATATTTTGACAAAAAGTTACCTGATTTCTTAGGAGTGTTCCAAGGTTCAGTATTTGTATATATAGTAGGATTTGTAGTTATGATTCCTTGTGCATTCTTAACAGTGTTAATTTGGCCTAAATTTCAAATGGGAATTAGTGCATTACAAGGATTTATGAAAGCTTCAGGAATATTTGGAGTATGGATTTATACGTTCTTAGAAAGAATCTTAATTCCAACTGGATTACATCACTTTGTTTATACACCGTTTGTATTTGGTCCGGCAGCAGTACCTGATGGAATTCAAGTTTACTGGGTTCAACATATAAAAGAATTTGCTCAAAGTACACAATCATTGAAATCTTTATTCCCACAAGGTGGATTTGCGCTACATGGAAACTCAAAAATATTTGGTGCACCAGGGATAGCACTTGCTATGTATGCTACTGCAAAATCTGATAAAAAGAAAGCTGTAGCAGCATTATTACTGCCTATAATATTTACAGCAGTAATTTCAGGTATAACTGAACCATTAGAATTTACATTCTTATTCATAGCTCCAGTATTGTTTGCAGTTCATGCTTGTTTAGCAGCAACAATGGCAGCAACAATGTATGCTTTCGGAGTAGTTGGAAATATGGGTGGAGGACTTTTAGACTTCTTCTTCTTAAACTGGATACCAATGTTTAAAAATCACTCTGGAACAGTAATTGCTCAAATAGTAATAGGATTAATATTTACAGCAATTTACTTCGTTGTATTTAGATTCTTAATTCTAAAGATGGATTTAAAAACTCCAGGTAGAGAAGATGAAGACGAAGAAATGAAACTTTATTCAAAAGCTGATTACAGAGCTAAACATGGAGAAGGAGATGCAAAAGGTGGAGCGTCATCAGCAGAAGACGAGTATGCTAAAAAAGGTGCAATCATTCTTGAAGCATTAGGTGGAAAAGATAATATTGAAGAACTTAACAATTGTGCAACTAGACTTAGAGTAAGTGTAAAAGATGCAAGCAAATTATTACCAGATGCAGCATTTAAAGCGGCAGGAGCTCACGGTGTAGTTAGAAAAGGTACAGCAATTCAAGTAATCATCGGACTAACAGTACCACAAGTAAGAGAAAGAATTGAAAACTTAATTAAATAA
- a CDS encoding GntR family transcriptional regulator: protein MNKYEKVYHDIKEQIKNGTLKSGDFLKKEDDLAMDYNFSKLTVRKALSMLEAEGYIQKIKGKKSIILEKKDLENISLTSIQTVQEINKLQNIHLETDLISLYIVQGVKKLMKEFQVPESADFYKVVRTNSLNGDILSYSTSFFDRKIVPFLNEEIAKKSIYEYLEKELKLKISYSRRDISFRKITSEEQKYLKLEDINMVVVIETHAYLSNGTLFQYETIIHHPEKFTFTAIAKR, encoded by the coding sequence ATGAATAAATATGAAAAAGTATATCACGATATTAAAGAGCAAATTAAAAATGGAACCCTGAAATCAGGAGATTTTCTAAAAAAAGAAGATGATTTGGCAATGGATTATAATTTTTCTAAACTTACTGTAAGAAAGGCTCTTTCTATGCTGGAAGCAGAAGGCTACATTCAAAAAATAAAAGGTAAAAAATCTATTATACTTGAGAAAAAAGATTTGGAAAATATATCTTTGACTTCCATTCAGACTGTACAAGAAATTAACAAGCTTCAAAATATTCATCTTGAAACTGATTTAATCAGTTTATATATAGTTCAAGGGGTAAAAAAACTAATGAAAGAATTTCAAGTACCTGAAAGTGCTGATTTTTATAAAGTTGTCCGTACTAATTCATTAAATGGAGACATTTTAAGCTATTCTACTAGCTTTTTTGATAGAAAAATCGTACCTTTTCTAAACGAAGAAATAGCAAAAAAATCAATATATGAATATCTTGAAAAAGAACTCAAGCTAAAAATATCTTATTCACGTAGAGATATTAGTTTTAGAAAAATTACTTCTGAAGAACAGAAATATCTTAAACTAGAGGATATAAATATGGTTGTTGTTATTGAAACTCACGCTTATCTGTCAAATGGTACATTATTTCAATACGAAACTATTATTCATCATCCTGAAAAATTTACTTTTACAGCTATCGCCAAAAGATAG
- a CDS encoding 6-phospho-alpha-glucosidase, with amino-acid sequence MKKFSIAVAGGGSTFTPGIVLMLLDNLDKFPIRQIKFYDNDAERQEIIAKACDIIIKEKAPDINFVYTTDPETAFTDVDFVMAHIRVGKYAMREKDEKIPLRHGVLGQETCGPGGISYGMRSIGGVIELVDYMEKYSPNAWMLNYSNPAAIVAEATRRLRPNSKILNICDMPIGIEIRMAEMLGLKSRKDMVIRYFGLNHFGWWTDIRDKQGNDLMPALKEKVAKVGYNVPIEGENTEASWNDTFTKAKDVFAIDPTTLPNTYLKYYFFPDYVVEHSNPNHTRANEVMEGREKFVFGECRAIAEKGTAKDSKLHVDDHASYIVDLARAIAYDTKERMLLIVENDGAISNFDSTAMVEVPCIVGSNGPEKIVQGKIPQFQKGLMEQQVSVEKLTVEAWIEGSYQKLWQAITLSRTVSSAKVAKAILDDLIEANKEFWPVLK; translated from the coding sequence ATGAAGAAATTTTCAATTGCAGTAGCTGGTGGAGGGAGTACATTTACTCCAGGGATTGTTCTGATGTTATTGGATAACTTAGACAAATTTCCAATCAGACAAATTAAATTTTATGATAATGATGCAGAAAGACAGGAAATTATTGCAAAAGCGTGTGATATAATCATAAAGGAAAAAGCACCAGATATTAATTTCGTTTATACAACTGACCCTGAGACAGCATTTACTGATGTAGACTTTGTTATGGCACATATAAGAGTTGGAAAATATGCAATGCGTGAAAAAGATGAAAAAATACCTTTAAGACATGGAGTATTAGGTCAAGAAACTTGCGGACCTGGAGGAATTTCTTATGGAATGCGTTCAATTGGTGGAGTTATTGAGTTAGTTGATTATATGGAAAAATATTCACCAAATGCGTGGATGTTAAACTATTCAAATCCTGCAGCAATTGTAGCAGAAGCAACTAGAAGATTACGTCCAAACTCTAAAATATTAAATATTTGTGATATGCCAATCGGAATTGAAATAAGAATGGCTGAAATGCTTGGACTTAAATCAAGAAAAGATATGGTAATTAGATACTTTGGATTAAACCACTTCGGATGGTGGACAGACATTAGAGATAAACAAGGAAATGATTTAATGCCTGCGTTAAAGGAAAAAGTTGCAAAAGTTGGATATAATGTACCAATTGAAGGAGAAAATACAGAAGCAAGCTGGAATGATACATTTACAAAAGCAAAAGATGTATTTGCAATTGACCCTACAACATTGCCAAACACATACTTAAAATACTATTTCTTCCCTGACTATGTTGTAGAACATTCAAATCCTAACCATACAAGAGCAAATGAAGTAATGGAAGGAAGAGAAAAATTTGTATTCGGAGAATGTAGAGCAATCGCTGAAAAAGGAACAGCAAAAGATAGCAAACTTCACGTAGACGATCATGCTTCATATATAGTTGACTTAGCAAGAGCAATCGCTTATGATACAAAAGAAAGAATGTTATTAATCGTAGAAAATGACGGAGCAATCTCAAACTTTGATTCAACTGCAATGGTTGAAGTACCTTGTATAGTAGGTTCAAATGGTCCTGAAAAAATTGTTCAAGGTAAAATTCCTCAATTCCAAAAAGGATTAATGGAACAACAAGTATCAGTTGAAAAATTAACGGTAGAAGCATGGATTGAAGGTTCATACCAAAAACTTTGGCAAGCAATTACATTATCAAGAACTGTGTCAAGTGCAAAAGTTGCAAAAGCAATATTAGATGATTTAATTGAAGCAAATAAGGAATTCTGGCCAGTATTGAAATAA
- a CDS encoding acyltransferase family protein: MKKYNQFEIFRFIGAFSVLCFHTARHTVFFSKLPHLLQNGPFWVFFFFLLSGFLLTYVYSNKEFNMLHFYKTRFFKFYPVYFLSLILLLKIRFNILYHVFLIQSWIFKRPMNYNSSAWYLSTLVFLLLLFPLFLYFSKNKYFSWFVVCINLYTYYFYNYMLKFSFNNESIHELINYNPLMYIGTFTLGMLTYNIIKNFKSKKLYSLFILLYIGFLFIFVQYQKFKFYNSSVVALSFVPLIVLLFLDEGFFSKFLGNKFFVYLGSLSYSIYILHVPLYIIFKKFNNEITIDLQFLIYFILVFIISNLTKYFIENKYYGYLNKKYLK, from the coding sequence ATGAAAAAATACAATCAATTCGAAATTTTTAGATTTATAGGTGCATTTTCTGTCTTATGTTTTCATACTGCTAGACATACAGTTTTTTTCTCAAAATTACCTCATTTATTACAAAATGGACCTTTTTGGGTATTTTTCTTTTTCTTGCTTTCTGGTTTTTTATTAACTTATGTTTATTCTAATAAAGAATTTAATATGTTACATTTTTATAAAACACGATTTTTTAAATTTTATCCTGTTTATTTTTTATCTTTAATTTTACTACTCAAAATCCGTTTCAATATACTGTATCATGTTTTTTTAATTCAATCGTGGATTTTTAAAAGACCGATGAATTATAATTCTTCAGCATGGTATTTGTCTACTCTTGTTTTCTTACTTTTACTATTTCCTTTATTTCTTTATTTTTCAAAAAATAAATATTTTTCTTGGTTTGTTGTTTGTATAAACTTGTATACTTACTATTTTTATAATTATATGTTGAAATTCTCATTTAATAATGAATCAATACATGAGCTTATAAATTATAATCCTCTTATGTATATTGGAACCTTTACATTAGGTATGTTAACTTATAATATAATAAAAAATTTTAAATCAAAAAAACTATACTCTTTATTCATACTACTTTACATCGGATTTTTGTTTATTTTTGTTCAATATCAGAAATTTAAATTTTATAACTCATCTGTTGTAGCTTTATCTTTTGTCCCTTTAATAGTTTTGTTATTTCTTGATGAGGGTTTTTTCAGTAAGTTTTTAGGAAATAAATTTTTTGTTTACCTTGGTAGCTTGAGTTATTCAATATACATATTACATGTCCCGTTGTATATAATTTTTAAAAAATTTAATAATGAAATAACTATTGATTTACAATTTTTGATATATTTTATTTTAGTTTTTATAATATCAAATTTAACAAAATATTTTATAGAAAATAAATATTATGGTTATTTAAATAAAAAATATTTGAAATAG